A genomic region of Oceanispirochaeta sp. M1 contains the following coding sequences:
- a CDS encoding IS3 family transposase yields the protein LYDYVNWYNNKRIHGSLGYLTPVEYKTLMSEKIVS from the coding sequence AACTATATGATTATGTAAATTGGTATAATAATAAAAGGATTCATGGGTCTCTGGGGTATTTAACACCAGTGGAATACAAAACTTTGATGTCCGAGAAAATAGTGTCCTAA
- a CDS encoding methyl-accepting chemotaxis protein: MFNRMIDRIRTALDESKRQKQLAEEMLEESEIQKKEVLKAQRELEKEKEASALHRAKYIDNSLSKVGMVTEGIENIKQFLGQTSDKTQIMTQNFEAMSQSMNGMLESLLSVYEQLDQVRSVTLSSSHSVTQSKTSIRELKNVTGEIDSMVKHINDLADRTGVLSINSSIEAARAGEKGSGFSVISKEVRDLSEETIMVASNIKIKLSDMETRVSGVDSSMEKIIGIMEEIRILNNNIVSKLEQNQKYSEMVSSDSNQTMQLVRHVNSDIETVVSQAESLALTGTQVTKELETIS, translated from the coding sequence ATGTTTAATCGAATGATCGATAGAATACGGACAGCATTGGATGAAAGTAAAAGACAAAAACAGCTTGCAGAAGAAATGTTGGAAGAATCTGAAATCCAGAAGAAAGAAGTTTTAAAAGCTCAAAGAGAACTGGAGAAGGAAAAAGAGGCATCGGCTCTTCACCGCGCCAAGTACATTGACAATAGCTTAAGCAAAGTCGGTATGGTCACTGAAGGAATAGAAAACATCAAGCAGTTTCTGGGACAGACTTCTGACAAAACTCAAATCATGACTCAGAACTTTGAAGCAATGAGCCAATCAATGAATGGTATGCTTGAATCTCTGCTATCGGTGTATGAGCAGTTGGATCAGGTCAGATCTGTTACCTTGAGCTCTTCACATTCTGTAACTCAATCAAAAACATCAATCCGGGAATTGAAGAATGTAACCGGTGAAATTGATTCAATGGTGAAACATATCAATGACCTGGCGGACCGTACAGGAGTGCTGTCAATCAATTCGAGTATTGAAGCAGCCAGGGCTGGTGAAAAAGGAAGTGGGTTTTCAGTGATATCAAAAGAAGTACGGGATCTGTCGGAAGAGACAATAATGGTTGCCTCTAACATAAAAATAAAATTATCGGATATGGAAACCAGAGTCTCCGGAGTAGATTCATCAATGGAAAAAATTATCGGGATTATGGAGGAAATCAGAATACTGAATAATAACATTGTTTCCAAACTGGAGCAGAATCAAAAATATTCTGAAATGGTAAGTTCAGATTCAAACCAGACTATGCAGCTGGTAAGACATGTAAACTCTGATATTGAAACAGTTGTTTCTCAGGCTGAAAGTCTTGCTCTGACAGGCACACAGGTAACAAAAGAACTGGAAACAATTAGCTGA
- a CDS encoding integrase core domain-containing protein, with the protein MKQRIILFSEDIPGKKILIHDNAAQFTSIDYSWFDIKGINISPYAPNMNAFIERLNGSIRRESLDHFLLVSEKQIRKILKSYVDYYNNQRPHQGVGKIPTGNQLSGFGKIRKESVLGGLHYNYYRSSA; encoded by the coding sequence GTGAAGCAAAGAATCATACTGTTTTCAGAGGATATTCCGGGTAAGAAAATCCTGATTCATGATAATGCTGCACAATTCACATCTATCGATTACAGCTGGTTTGATATCAAGGGGATCAATATCAGCCCTTATGCCCCAAATATGAATGCCTTTATTGAAAGATTGAACGGTTCTATTAGACGAGAATCTCTGGATCATTTTCTACTGGTTTCAGAGAAACAGATTCGGAAGATCCTAAAATCATATGTTGATTACTATAATAATCAACGTCCGCATCAAGGTGTTGGTAAAATCCCTACTGGGAATCAGCTTTCTGGTTTTGGAAAGATCAGGAAAGAATCTGTTTTAGGAGGCCTCCACTATAATTATTACAGAAGCAGTGCGTGA